A window of Orenia marismortui DSM 5156 contains these coding sequences:
- a CDS encoding Ger(x)C family spore germination protein has protein sequence MNKDKIINFSSILILTLLLSGCWNYKEVNNLSIVSGVAVDLDKEDNKYIVSVENIVPKGGTEIKLESEVISLKGDTIFEAIRDLIMKNAKRLYWSHATVAIFSEELAKDGLISALDFFYRDSEVRADMYLLIANENSAKDLFYSKIKLHTTSSIHLAKMMQAQGSVGKFEAVELWEFQDALIQKGISPVIPLVKLAVQKEEKIPKVIGMAVFKDDKMVGKLDEIESRSLLFLKNQLSGGIIVIKDIANSNAKVTLEIFDNQTNIKPVIRKGEIIMQINIETNVGVAEITKNIDVISKEGRKKLKEAAEKLIKYQVNTLINKVEKNYQSDIFGFGEKIRMEIPQKWKEIEKEWETRFSSLNYETRVEVNIRSSALTSKPILLGE, from the coding sequence ATGAATAAAGATAAGATAATTAATTTCTCTTCAATATTAATATTAACTTTACTTCTAAGCGGTTGTTGGAATTATAAGGAGGTTAATAATCTATCAATTGTCTCAGGAGTAGCAGTAGACTTGGATAAAGAAGATAATAAATATATTGTTTCAGTAGAAAATATAGTTCCTAAAGGAGGGACTGAAATAAAACTAGAATCTGAAGTTATCTCACTCAAGGGAGATACTATCTTTGAAGCAATACGAGATTTGATTATGAAAAATGCTAAGAGATTATATTGGAGCCATGCTACTGTGGCTATTTTCAGTGAAGAGCTGGCTAAAGATGGATTAATCTCTGCTTTAGACTTTTTTTATCGTGATTCTGAAGTCAGAGCAGATATGTACTTATTAATAGCAAATGAGAATAGTGCTAAAGATCTTTTTTATAGTAAGATTAAGCTTCATACTACTAGTTCCATCCATTTAGCTAAAATGATGCAGGCCCAAGGAAGTGTCGGCAAATTTGAAGCAGTAGAGCTATGGGAATTTCAAGATGCTTTAATTCAAAAAGGAATCAGCCCTGTCATTCCCCTAGTTAAGTTAGCAGTTCAAAAAGAAGAAAAAATACCAAAAGTAATTGGGATGGCAGTCTTTAAAGATGATAAGATGGTAGGTAAACTTGATGAGATAGAAAGTAGAAGCTTATTATTTCTTAAGAATCAATTATCAGGTGGCATCATTGTAATTAAAGATATAGCTAATAGTAACGCTAAGGTCACCTTAGAGATCTTTGACAATCAAACAAATATAAAACCAGTAATTCGTAAAGGAGAAATCATAATGCAAATTAATATAGAAACTAATGTAGGAGTAGCAGAAATAACTAAAAATATCGATGTAATTAGTAAAGAAGGTAGAAAAAAACTAAAAGAAGCTGCAGAAAAATTAATTAAATATCAAGTCAACACCTTGATTAATAAGGTAGAAAAGAATTATCAAAGTGATATTTTTGGTTTTGGTGAAAAAATTAGAATGGAAATACCTCAAAAATGGAAAGAGATCGAAAAAGAATGGGAGACAAGATTTTCAAGCCTTAACTATGAAACTAGAGTTGAAGTAAATATTAGAAGTAGTGCCTTAACTTCTAAACCAATTTTATTAGGTGAGTAA
- a CDS encoding spore germination protein, translating into MFKLLKRFLTSNNKETSLPRHKPLLKENIEDNIDLFEDIFNNDESINYRSFESDDNLKYCLIFASSVSNQNLINRDILKPLMENKAKNKISSTEELKTLITQIIPSSKIERISDIDKLVGSILYGDTLLLVDGIKEALLIETKEWKIRAIEEPVTEKVVKGPREGFNESAIINISLLRRKLKTPDLKFKFKELGLRTKTNICIAYIDDLVNKKILKECIKRIDEIKIDGILDSNYIDELIKDSPFSPFRTIGYTERPDVAVAKLLEGRIIIIVDGTPIVLTLPFLFLEHFQVNEDYYQNFFFGSFNRWLRYLGFFLTISTPAIYLAFATFHQEMIPTPLLLSITAAREGVPFPTIVEALIMMVLFEILREAGVRLPEPVGGAISIVGALVLGQAAVNARFASAPIVIIIAVTAIASFLNYKMAGSLIMVRILFLLLASVLGLYGYLFGVMGLFIHLMSIRSFGIPYMLNLNSYHSQDVKDTALRAPWWYMNYRPKLLSNEDLLRERSDQDE; encoded by the coding sequence ATGTTCAAATTATTAAAAAGATTCTTAACTAGCAATAATAAAGAAACTAGTCTCCCACGTCATAAGCCACTCTTAAAAGAAAATATAGAAGATAATATCGACCTATTTGAAGACATTTTCAATAATGATGAAAGTATTAATTATCGCAGTTTTGAAAGTGATGATAATCTTAAATACTGTTTAATCTTTGCAAGTTCTGTAAGTAATCAAAATTTAATTAATAGAGATATTTTAAAGCCTCTAATGGAGAATAAAGCAAAAAATAAAATAAGTTCTACTGAAGAATTAAAAACTTTAATAACTCAGATCATTCCTTCTAGTAAGATAGAAAGAATATCTGATATTGATAAACTTGTAGGATCGATCTTATATGGAGATACTTTATTATTGGTTGATGGTATTAAAGAAGCTTTATTAATAGAGACTAAAGAATGGAAAATTAGAGCTATTGAGGAGCCAGTAACAGAAAAAGTAGTTAAAGGGCCACGGGAAGGTTTTAATGAATCAGCAATTATTAATATTTCTTTACTTAGAAGAAAACTTAAAACTCCAGATTTAAAATTCAAATTTAAAGAACTGGGATTAAGAACTAAAACTAATATTTGCATAGCCTATATCGATGACCTAGTTAATAAAAAGATACTGAAAGAATGTATTAAAAGAATTGATGAAATAAAGATAGATGGAATCTTAGACTCTAATTATATCGATGAACTGATTAAAGATTCTCCATTTTCCCCTTTTAGAACGATTGGATATACTGAAAGACCAGATGTTGCAGTAGCTAAATTATTAGAGGGCAGGATTATAATTATAGTAGATGGAACACCAATTGTCTTAACCTTACCTTTTTTATTTCTAGAACATTTTCAAGTTAATGAAGATTATTATCAGAATTTCTTTTTTGGTAGCTTTAATAGATGGCTGAGATATTTAGGCTTCTTCTTAACTATCAGTACACCTGCTATCTATCTAGCCTTTGCTACCTTTCACCAAGAGATGATTCCAACCCCTTTACTATTAAGCATCACAGCTGCTAGAGAAGGTGTCCCCTTTCCTACAATAGTTGAAGCCTTGATCATGATGGTATTATTTGAAATTTTAAGAGAAGCAGGAGTAAGATTACCAGAACCTGTGGGAGGGGCTATTAGTATTGTAGGGGCTTTAGTCTTAGGTCAAGCTGCTGTTAATGCTAGATTTGCTAGTGCACCAATAGTAATCATCATTGCAGTTACTGCAATAGCCTCTTTTTTGAACTATAAGATGGCTGGATCTTTAATCATGGTTAGAATATTATTTTTACTCTTAGCTTCAGTATTGGGATTATATGGCTATCTTTTTGGGGTGATGGGATTATTTATCCACTTGATGTCTATACGTAGCTTTGGAATTCCTTATATGCTAAATCTAAACTCTTATCACAGCCAAGATGTCAAAGATACTGCTCTTAGAGCACCTTGGTGGTATATGAATTATCGCCCTAAACTACTAAGTAATGAAGATCTATTAAGAGAAAGAAGTGACCAGGATGAATAA
- a CDS encoding methyl-accepting chemotaxis protein has translation MNFNNKDKKRKDILLKNSLTTKVNGIIILFLIFAMFILGVIINKSVDKEVTQLTKTRNLEVAKGLKSEFNEYLIGIEHIVRLVNSETELESNNLDLMKERFEEIKKEYSDFAFIYLGTNKGDMIAYPDADFSNYDPRTRPWYKKATSEDKLIWTDIYLDANTKKPVITVAIPHYDKAGNFIGVLGIDVSLEKLSNKIDEKKIGNTGYAYMVAKSGKMLAHPKYKLVEEGYDLNRDFKIKPLWEQGIGSLEYEDIDTKEEKLASYVKLDRINAIIFGQQTFKEVYAARGALTNKIIIFSVAVIVILSFIIYLVINRLLLLPIKDLIERMKKVANGNLTENIDIDRKDEIGLLELNFNQMKDNLKNLIVGLVDSIENLSAYSEELSASAEEGNATIETTNELIEKMSASIQQISASAQEVTSFAEEANAQTNVGRENIENTVNSINEINDAVEKTVKVMHELDNTSEEIGQIVELITNIAEQTNLLALNAAIEAARAGEHGQGFAVVADEIRELAEETSKATDDISSLVKGTQQQTKGGIDSITKVEAKAKEGKNIAKETDAVFEEIEESSQQTSAHIQQTAASTQSLAQNSNDIMDAANEISNMSHEVTNSSQELAIMAQKLQSIISEFEV, from the coding sequence ATGAACTTCAATAACAAAGATAAAAAAAGAAAGGACATTCTTCTTAAAAATAGTTTAACAACTAAGGTTAATGGAATAATAATTTTATTTTTAATTTTTGCTATGTTTATCTTAGGGGTAATAATTAATAAATCTGTTGATAAAGAGGTAACTCAATTAACAAAGACTAGAAACTTAGAAGTAGCAAAAGGATTAAAAAGTGAATTTAATGAATATTTAATTGGGATAGAGCACATTGTGCGCTTAGTTAATAGTGAAACAGAGTTAGAAAGTAATAATTTGGATTTGATGAAAGAAAGGTTTGAAGAGATCAAAAAGGAGTACTCAGATTTTGCTTTTATTTATTTAGGAACTAATAAAGGAGATATGATTGCTTATCCTGATGCTGATTTTAGTAATTATGACCCTAGAACAAGACCTTGGTATAAAAAAGCTACATCAGAGGATAAGCTGATTTGGACTGATATTTATTTAGATGCTAATACTAAGAAACCTGTAATTACTGTAGCTATTCCCCATTATGATAAAGCAGGGAACTTTATTGGAGTATTAGGAATTGATGTAAGCTTAGAAAAATTAAGTAACAAAATAGATGAAAAGAAGATAGGTAACACAGGTTATGCATATATGGTAGCTAAAAGTGGAAAGATGCTGGCTCACCCTAAATATAAATTAGTAGAAGAGGGGTATGACCTCAATCGAGATTTCAAGATCAAACCGTTATGGGAGCAAGGTATAGGTTCCTTAGAGTATGAAGATATTGATACTAAAGAAGAAAAGCTAGCTTCTTATGTTAAGCTTGATAGGATAAATGCGATTATTTTTGGTCAGCAAACGTTTAAAGAAGTTTATGCTGCTAGAGGAGCATTAACAAATAAAATTATTATATTTAGTGTTGCTGTTATAGTGATATTAAGCTTTATAATTTATCTAGTTATTAATAGGTTATTGTTATTACCAATTAAAGATCTAATTGAAAGAATGAAGAAAGTAGCCAATGGTAATTTAACAGAAAACATTGATATTGATAGAAAAGATGAGATTGGTCTATTAGAGCTAAACTTTAATCAGATGAAGGATAATTTAAAGAATTTGATAGTTGGTTTAGTAGATTCAATAGAGAATTTATCAGCTTATAGTGAAGAACTATCTGCTAGTGCAGAAGAGGGTAATGCTACGATAGAGACAACTAATGAATTGATTGAAAAGATGTCTGCTAGTATTCAACAGATTTCTGCTAGTGCTCAAGAAGTAACTAGTTTTGCTGAAGAAGCTAATGCTCAAACCAATGTAGGTAGAGAGAATATTGAGAATACAGTCAATAGTATTAATGAGATTAATGATGCAGTAGAAAAGACAGTAAAGGTAATGCATGAATTAGATAATACTTCAGAAGAGATAGGACAGATTGTAGAATTAATTACTAATATTGCAGAGCAAACGAATCTATTAGCTTTAAATGCAGCTATAGAGGCTGCTAGAGCTGGTGAACATGGTCAGGGCTTTGCCGTAGTAGCCGATGAAATTAGAGAATTAGCTGAAGAGACATCTAAGGCAACTGATGATATAAGTAGCTTAGTCAAGGGAACTCAGCAACAGACAAAGGGTGGTATAGATTCAATTACAAAGGTAGAGGCTAAAGCTAAAGAAGGAAAGAATATAGCCAAAGAAACTGATGCTGTTTTTGAAGAAATAGAGGAGTCTAGTCAACAGACTTCAGCACATATTCAACAGACGGCAGCTTCTACTCAAAGTTTAGCTCAAAATAGTAATGATATAATGGATGCTGCTAATGAGATTAGTAATATGTCCCATGAAGTGACTAATTCTTCTCAAGAATTAGCAATAATGGCTCAAAAACTTCAGAGTATTATTTCAGAATTTGAAGTTTAA
- a CDS encoding transketolase family protein, giving the protein MRQVYSQTLCEMAEKDEDLIALEADLMGAIKTNDFQDKFPKQMINCGIMEANMMGVAAGLSMTGKIPFVHTFASFATRRAYDQVFLSGAYSDNNIKIIASDSGITAQHNGGTHMPFEDLGIMRAIPKVKVIEVSDSTMLKSVLKTVKDEKGIHYIRTIRKNANKIYRNNSEFTIGKANVLVDAKDATIIASGIMVYEALKAAKALKEEGIEVAVIDMFTIKPIDKELIIEYAQKTGAILTAENHNIINGLGSAVAEVLAENYPVKLKRIGVQDRFGQVGKLDYLQKVYGLSYLDIIKGIKELLAK; this is encoded by the coding sequence ATGCGCCAAGTATATAGTCAGACCTTATGTGAAATGGCTGAGAAAGATGAAGATCTTATTGCTTTAGAGGCTGATTTAATGGGAGCGATTAAGACTAATGATTTTCAAGATAAGTTTCCTAAACAGATGATCAATTGTGGTATTATGGAAGCAAATATGATGGGAGTAGCGGCAGGATTATCAATGACAGGGAAGATACCTTTTGTACACACCTTTGCATCTTTTGCTACTAGACGAGCTTATGATCAAGTATTTTTATCTGGTGCCTACTCTGATAATAACATTAAAATAATTGCTTCTGACTCGGGGATAACTGCTCAGCATAATGGTGGAACTCATATGCCTTTTGAAGATTTAGGAATTATGAGAGCTATTCCTAAGGTGAAAGTTATAGAAGTTAGTGATTCTACTATGTTGAAGTCAGTATTAAAAACTGTTAAAGATGAAAAAGGGATTCATTATATTAGGACTATTAGAAAGAATGCCAATAAAATTTATCGAAACAACTCAGAATTTACTATTGGAAAGGCGAATGTATTAGTTGATGCTAAAGATGCTACTATTATTGCCAGTGGTATTATGGTTTATGAAGCTTTAAAGGCAGCTAAAGCTTTAAAAGAAGAAGGTATTGAAGTGGCAGTAATTGATATGTTTACGATTAAGCCAATTGATAAAGAGTTGATCATTGAGTATGCTCAAAAGACAGGGGCAATTTTGACTGCAGAAAATCATAATATTATCAATGGTTTAGGCTCTGCAGTAGCAGAGGTATTAGCAGAGAACTATCCAGTTAAGTTAAAGAGAATTGGTGTGCAAGATAGATTTGGGCAGGTAGGTAAGCTGGATTATTTACAGAAAGTGTATGGTCTTAGTTATTTAGACATTATTAAAGGAATTAAGGAGTTATTAGCTAAATAG
- a CDS encoding BglG family transcription antiterminator, translating into MSLKPRTCQILNYLIDQQAPVAIKDLADEFEVSPRTIRYDLDDIKDSLSSYELSLVRKTRVGVYLQGEEAELNKVRRELIDIHSFERILSPQERQRLILFRLFQANEAIIIKELELMLQISKSTIIKDLNEVEKWLTKHNLELIRKTNYGLEICGAEIDFRHAMTNILEETADETELIDFLRQIQNKALKTRNLNPGFFTEFDKLISGIDLNKVESVISFAEKQLGFQFADGAYAGLLVHLSLAISRLLEGKDIHLPAERLKLLKKSNEYNIAEKIGSIVEQLFEIKVPDSEIGYISLHLMGAKLWQKVEGDNYSNFNENDLDPELIVLTREMVKIAEDYLGLELIDDAQLIIGLALHLKPTINRIKYDLPLKNPLLLDIKNRYKKIYKAAEKAAKILQSELQKDITADEIGYIALHFGAAFERKKYTGANKSLRVVLVCSSGMGTSNLLASRLRKEFSEIKISNILSVLQLESGEVDFANIDLIITTIPIDIEGCEVLEVNPLLSQKDKEKIRKIINNQKEVLKDNYDFKDAENYSFNIQELIEVIEEEAIIGDKNALKESLEDFFEYKGINVYDDLKTNQDTKENIDEDLLKLLTIDKISIIEEVDDWKKGISLIGEVLLNKGYIKESYIKKTIKIIEDKGAYVVIAPHISLVHARPEDGVIAKSIGLAVIKEGVKFGHDYDPVHLIFILAPEDETSHLPALSGLLKLLNRNNFVEEILAVNTKKAVIKKIKELL; encoded by the coding sequence TTGAGTCTGAAGCCACGAACATGCCAAATATTGAACTATTTAATTGATCAACAAGCTCCAGTTGCTATTAAAGATTTAGCAGATGAATTTGAGGTTAGTCCTAGAACTATTAGATATGATCTAGATGATATTAAAGATAGTCTTTCTTCTTATGAACTTAGCTTAGTCAGAAAAACACGGGTAGGAGTTTATCTGCAAGGAGAAGAAGCAGAGCTAAATAAAGTTAGAAGAGAATTAATCGATATTCACAGCTTTGAACGAATTTTGTCTCCCCAAGAAAGGCAGCGCTTAATTCTATTTAGATTATTTCAAGCCAATGAAGCAATCATTATTAAAGAGTTAGAATTAATGCTACAGATAAGTAAATCAACTATTATAAAAGATCTAAATGAAGTTGAAAAGTGGTTGACTAAGCATAATTTAGAGTTGATTCGTAAAACTAATTATGGCTTAGAGATCTGTGGAGCGGAAATAGATTTCAGACATGCAATGACAAATATTCTAGAAGAAACAGCAGATGAAACTGAATTAATTGATTTTTTACGCCAGATTCAAAATAAAGCATTAAAAACAAGAAATCTAAATCCAGGCTTTTTTACTGAATTTGATAAACTTATTTCTGGTATTGATTTAAATAAGGTTGAAAGTGTAATTTCTTTTGCAGAAAAACAATTAGGATTTCAATTTGCTGATGGTGCTTATGCAGGTTTGTTAGTTCATTTATCATTAGCAATAAGTAGATTATTAGAAGGAAAGGATATTCATTTACCTGCTGAACGATTAAAGTTACTTAAGAAGAGTAACGAATATAATATAGCAGAAAAGATAGGAAGTATTGTAGAACAGCTATTTGAGATAAAGGTTCCAGATTCAGAAATTGGGTATATAAGTTTACACTTAATGGGTGCTAAGTTATGGCAGAAAGTAGAAGGAGATAACTATAGCAATTTTAATGAGAATGATTTAGATCCAGAGTTAATCGTTTTAACTAGGGAAATGGTTAAGATAGCTGAGGACTATTTGGGATTAGAATTAATTGATGATGCTCAGTTAATAATTGGTTTAGCTTTACATTTAAAACCCACAATTAATCGGATTAAATATGACTTACCACTAAAAAACCCATTACTATTAGATATTAAAAATCGCTATAAAAAGATCTACAAAGCTGCTGAAAAAGCAGCTAAAATATTACAAAGTGAGCTACAAAAAGATATTACAGCTGATGAAATTGGTTATATTGCACTCCATTTTGGGGCTGCTTTTGAAAGGAAAAAGTATACAGGTGCTAATAAATCTCTTAGAGTAGTCCTAGTATGTTCTAGTGGAATGGGAACAAGTAATTTATTGGCTTCAAGACTGAGAAAAGAATTTTCTGAGATTAAAATTTCTAATATTCTTTCTGTACTTCAACTAGAGAGTGGAGAAGTTGATTTTGCTAATATTGATTTAATTATTACAACCATTCCAATAGATATTGAAGGATGTGAAGTACTAGAGGTTAATCCACTACTAAGTCAAAAGGATAAGGAAAAGATCAGAAAAATTATCAATAATCAAAAAGAAGTTCTTAAAGATAACTATGACTTTAAAGACGCGGAGAATTATTCTTTTAATATTCAAGAATTAATCGAAGTTATAGAAGAAGAAGCAATTATTGGAGATAAGAATGCTTTAAAAGAATCCTTAGAAGATTTCTTTGAATATAAAGGAATTAATGTCTATGATGATTTAAAGACTAACCAAGATACTAAAGAGAATATTGATGAAGATTTATTAAAATTATTAACAATAGATAAGATATCAATAATAGAAGAAGTAGATGATTGGAAGAAAGGAATTTCTTTAATAGGAGAAGTTTTATTGAACAAGGGTTATATAAAAGAGAGTTATATTAAGAAGACAATTAAAATAATTGAAGATAAGGGAGCTTATGTAGTGATTGCCCCTCATATTAGTTTAGTACATGCTAGGCCAGAAGATGGAGTCATAGCTAAAAGCATAGGACTGGCTGTTATCAAAGAAGGAGTCAAATTTGGTCATGATTATGATCCAGTACATCTAATCTTTATCTTAGCACCTGAAGATGAGACATCACATTTACCTGCTTTATCAGGATTATTGAAATTACTTAATAGAAATAACTTTGTAGAAGAAATTTTAGCAGTAAATACCAAAAAGGCTGTTATAAAGAAGATTAAAGAATTATTATAA
- a CDS encoding GerAB/ArcD/ProY family transporter yields the protein MQKEIISDKQGISLVIMFIIGISSIIVTGIEAKEDIIYSFLLALLAAIVMALVYIRITSLFPRKDLFDILNSCFGKVFASIITLLYIWFSFHLSSLILRDFGEFYINVAAPETPMIVPGLFITILAIWIVKEGIEVIGRWAEFFLPFCIGLILIIAILLIPQMNLNNIRPQLYQGITPILKGAFAIFSLPFAQIMIFMMIFSNLQKQKSYRKVYFMGLLIGAGILLISSLTDVLVLGVVRTARVYFPTYLAVARLDIGNFLQRLEITVSIVFLLSGFVKFVINLLATCKGIAKLFNYDDYRFLVTPVALGVLNLNYLLADSIMSFIEWNIMIGPYYAFFFQVILPLIIWIGIEIKVASKP from the coding sequence ATGCAAAAAGAAATAATTTCTGATAAACAAGGTATATCTTTGGTAATAATGTTCATAATAGGAATTTCATCAATTATAGTAACAGGAATAGAGGCAAAAGAAGACATTATTTATTCATTCTTATTAGCACTTTTAGCAGCTATAGTGATGGCTTTAGTTTATATTAGAATTACCTCACTCTTTCCTAGAAAAGACTTATTTGATATTCTAAATAGTTGTTTTGGCAAAGTCTTTGCTTCTATAATCACACTCTTATATATCTGGTTTAGCTTTCATTTGAGCTCATTAATTCTCAGAGATTTTGGAGAATTTTATATTAATGTTGCAGCCCCTGAAACACCAATGATAGTTCCTGGGCTATTTATTACTATTTTAGCTATTTGGATAGTCAAAGAAGGAATCGAAGTTATTGGACGCTGGGCTGAATTCTTCTTACCCTTTTGTATTGGATTGATATTAATTATAGCAATCCTATTAATACCCCAAATGAATCTTAATAATATAAGACCTCAGTTATACCAAGGAATTACTCCAATTTTAAAGGGAGCTTTTGCTATCTTCTCTTTGCCCTTTGCCCAAATCATGATCTTTATGATGATCTTTTCTAACTTACAGAAGCAGAAATCTTATCGTAAAGTTTATTTTATGGGGCTATTGATAGGTGCAGGAATTTTGTTAATTAGCTCCTTAACTGATGTCTTAGTCTTAGGAGTAGTTAGAACTGCTAGAGTTTATTTTCCTACTTATTTGGCAGTAGCTAGATTAGATATTGGAAATTTTCTACAACGATTAGAGATCACAGTCTCTATTGTCTTTTTATTAAGCGGATTTGTAAAATTCGTTATTAACTTGTTAGCTACTTGCAAGGGGATTGCTAAGTTATTCAATTATGATGATTATAGATTTCTAGTTACCCCTGTAGCCTTAGGAGTATTAAACTTAAATTATCTATTAGCAGATAGTATCATGAGCTTTATAGAATGGAACATTATGATTGGGCCTTATTATGCTTTTTTCTTTCAAGTGATTTTACCACTTATAATTTGGATTGGAATAGAGATCAAAGTAGCTTCTAAGCCTTGA
- a CDS encoding methyl-accepting chemotaxis protein, which produces MMKKLKDSSISVKLASSFIVLIILSSLMVLVGYSSLRLVSHKVDIGDGANEILKLMLKIRIDEVKFMRTGNKQKGTEINNSLAKLEKKILQIQNQMEIEVEKAEMERVNQLVASFKGAFNNYANTTYRQQEYRKIFLNKESAIVQPLYQLFKLQDQELDSAIEENEDIEIIEAKEESINIIQDLIKYINEIGKQERNLVINFANDDRQDEYINQALNYFDKAEEELNRLRRVFKESSDIERAEQLLVSLKVGRDSFNDIVTSEKIKDEQKEIMVNLGDQVSTKLNNLALRKNNEIEESVSSGVKQLLLILLLGVAFGITFAVIVTRIITKPVLRVVKFLKEMAQSGGDLTRRIEVNSKDEIGKLGYWFNAFMDELYNIILQLKNNAEDLSAHSQELSAAAEEGSASIDSTDQLIEGMSSSIQQISSGTQEVTGLAEESSSQTQLGSQKIEDTVNSIKDVNNSVAKTVKIINNLELNSEKIGRIIELITNIADQTNLLALNAAIEAARAGEHGQGFAVVAEEIRTLAEETAKATEEISALVNQTQEQAENGLRAIEEVEDKASLGQKMADKSGELFRIIEDFTEKTSAQIEQTALATQKLADDTDIIMSSSRDVKGMSDEVANSSQQLAVMAEEIQTLVEKFKV; this is translated from the coding sequence ATGATGAAAAAGTTGAAAGATTCAAGTATATCCGTCAAACTTGCTAGTAGTTTTATAGTTTTAATTATTTTAAGTTCTTTAATGGTTTTGGTAGGTTATTCAAGTTTAAGACTAGTTTCTCATAAGGTTGATATTGGTGATGGAGCTAACGAGATATTAAAATTAATGCTGAAGATTAGAATAGATGAGGTTAAATTTATGAGGACTGGTAATAAACAGAAAGGAACAGAGATTAATAATTCATTGGCTAAACTTGAAAAGAAGATATTACAAATTCAAAATCAGATGGAGATAGAAGTTGAGAAAGCAGAAATGGAAAGAGTAAATCAATTAGTTGCTAGTTTCAAAGGTGCCTTTAATAACTATGCTAATACAACTTATAGGCAGCAAGAATATAGAAAGATATTTTTAAATAAAGAATCAGCTATAGTTCAACCATTATATCAATTATTTAAATTGCAGGATCAAGAATTAGATTCTGCAATTGAAGAAAATGAGGATATAGAGATTATAGAAGCTAAAGAGGAAAGTATCAATATAATTCAAGACTTAATTAAATATATCAATGAAATTGGCAAGCAGGAAAGAAATTTAGTAATAAACTTTGCTAATGATGATAGACAAGATGAGTATATTAATCAGGCTTTAAATTATTTTGATAAAGCTGAAGAAGAACTAAATAGATTAAGAAGAGTCTTTAAAGAAAGCTCAGATATTGAAAGAGCAGAGCAGTTATTAGTATCCTTAAAGGTTGGAAGAGATTCTTTTAATGATATTGTAACAAGTGAAAAGATAAAGGATGAACAAAAAGAAATTATGGTTAACTTAGGTGATCAGGTATCAACTAAACTCAATAATTTGGCTCTAAGGAAGAATAATGAGATAGAAGAGTCAGTTAGTTCAGGAGTTAAACAGTTACTATTGATTCTTCTACTAGGAGTAGCTTTTGGAATTACATTTGCAGTTATAGTTACTCGAATAATTACTAAACCAGTGCTTAGAGTTGTTAAATTCTTAAAAGAGATGGCTCAAAGTGGTGGGGATCTAACTAGAAGAATTGAGGTTAATTCTAAAGATGAAATTGGAAAGTTGGGTTATTGGTTTAATGCCTTTATGGATGAGCTATATAATATTATTCTTCAATTAAAAAATAATGCAGAAGATCTATCAGCACATAGCCAAGAATTATCAGCAGCAGCAGAAGAGGGGAGTGCTAGTATTGATTCAACTGATCAATTAATTGAAGGTATGTCCTCAAGCATCCAACAGATTTCTAGTGGTACTCAAGAGGTTACAGGGTTGGCTGAAGAAAGTAGCTCTCAAACTCAATTAGGTAGTCAAAAGATTGAAGATACTGTTAATAGTATCAAAGATGTTAATAATTCTGTAGCAAAGACTGTTAAGATTATTAATAACCTTGAATTAAATTCTGAAAAGATAGGTCGAATTATTGAGTTAATTACTAATATAGCTGATCAGACTAATTTATTAGCTTTAAATGCTGCTATTGAAGCGGCTAGAGCAGGAGAACATGGTCAAGGATTTGCAGTGGTTGCTGAGGAAATTAGAACTTTAGCAGAAGAAACTGCTAAGGCTACAGAAGAGATATCTGCTTTAGTTAATCAGACCCAAGAACAAGCAGAAAATGGTTTAAGGGCAATTGAAGAAGTAGAAGATAAAGCCAGCTTAGGTCAAAAAATGGCCGATAAGAGTGGTGAGTTATTTAGAATAATAGAAGATTTTACTGAAAAGACTTCAGCACAAATTGAGCAAACAGCTCTAGCTACCCAAAAGTTAGCAGATGATACTGATATTATTATGAGTTCATCTAGGGATGTCAAGGGGATGTCTGATGAAGTGGCTAATTCATCCCAACAATTAGCAGTTATGGCCGAAGAAATACAAACTTTAGTGGAGAAGTTTAAGGTTTAA